From the Lolium rigidum isolate FL_2022 chromosome 2, APGP_CSIRO_Lrig_0.1, whole genome shotgun sequence genome, one window contains:
- the LOC124688655 gene encoding putative lipid-transfer protein DIR1 produces the protein MAKPQALAAALLLALVVSLAAIEGAHGICGLSNDEFKLCQPAAAVNNPTDGPSSECCAALGKANLSCICRYKGVAGVWLRMYHIDAARAMALPGKCGLAMPSNCS, from the coding sequence ATGGCAAAGCCACAGGCATTGGCTGCAGCACTCCTGCTTGCCTTAGTGGTCTCCCTCGCCGCAATAGAGGGTGCTCATGGCATCTGCGGCTTGTCCAACGACGAGTTCAAGCTTTGCCAGCCAGCGGCGGCGGTGAATAACCCCACAGACGGACCATCGTCTGAGTGTTGTGCCGCGCTTGGGAAGGCCAACCTGTCGTGCATCTGCCGTTACAAAGGAGTTGCCGGCGTATGGCTGAGGATGTACCACATCGACGCCGCCCGCGCCATGGCGCTTCCCGGCAAGTGCGGCCTCGCCATGCCCAGCAACTGTTCGTGA